The Heyndrickxia vini genome contains a region encoding:
- the pheS gene encoding phenylalanine--tRNA ligase subunit alpha — MEQKLKDLQAEALAKIEQAEDLKSLNDVRVAYLGKKGPITEVLRGMGQLSAEERPKMGALANEVREVISKQIESKSEALEKAAVEKQLAEETIDVTLPGRPVKVGNHHPLTRVVEEIEDFFIGMGYTIAEGPEVEKDFYNFEALNLPKGHPARDMQDSFYITEDILLRTHTSPVQARTMEKHEGKGPVKIICPGKVYRRDNDDATHSHQFMQIEGLVVDENITMGDLKGTLEVFAKKMFGDERQIRLRPSFFPFTEPSVEVDVSCFSCGGEGCNVCKKTGWIEMLGAGMVHPNVLQMAGFDSTKYTGFAFGIGAERIAMLKYGIDDIRHLYTNDTRFLKQFSVHE, encoded by the coding sequence ATGGAGCAAAAATTAAAAGATTTACAAGCAGAAGCCTTAGCAAAAATTGAGCAAGCGGAAGACTTAAAGTCTTTAAACGATGTTCGCGTTGCATATTTAGGAAAAAAAGGGCCAATAACAGAAGTTTTAAGAGGAATGGGGCAGCTTTCAGCTGAGGAACGTCCGAAAATGGGTGCCCTTGCTAATGAAGTAAGAGAAGTAATCAGTAAGCAAATTGAGTCAAAAAGTGAAGCATTAGAAAAAGCTGCAGTTGAAAAGCAATTAGCGGAGGAAACCATCGATGTAACCCTTCCTGGTCGTCCAGTTAAAGTTGGTAACCATCATCCGTTAACAAGAGTAGTGGAAGAAATTGAAGATTTCTTTATCGGTATGGGATATACAATTGCCGAAGGACCCGAAGTGGAAAAGGATTTCTACAATTTTGAAGCTTTAAACCTTCCAAAAGGACACCCAGCTCGTGATATGCAAGATTCCTTCTACATTACGGAAGATATTCTTTTACGTACACATACATCACCAGTACAAGCGAGAACAATGGAAAAACATGAAGGAAAAGGACCAGTTAAAATTATTTGTCCTGGGAAAGTGTATCGTCGGGATAATGATGATGCAACCCATTCCCACCAATTTATGCAAATTGAAGGTCTTGTTGTAGATGAAAACATTACGATGGGGGATTTGAAGGGAACGTTAGAAGTTTTTGCGAAGAAAATGTTTGGTGATGAGCGCCAAATTCGTTTACGTCCAAGCTTTTTCCCATTCACTGAACCATCAGTAGAAGTGGATGTTTCCTGTTTCTCCTGTGGAGGAGAAGGCTGTAATGTTTGTAAAAAAACAGGCTGGATTGAAATGCTAGGTGCCGGAATGGTTCACCCCAATGTATTACAAATGGCTGGATTTGATTCAACCAAGTATACAGGATTTGCATTTGGAATCGGCGCAGAACGAATTGCAATGTTAAAATACGGAATCGATGATATCCGCCATCTATATACAAATGATACTCGTTTCTTAAAACAATTTTCTGTACATGAGTAA